The window CGTGCGAGCAGCGCAGCAGCCGGGTCTCCCCCGCGCTCGCCTGCCGCACGTGTCCGGGCTGGTGCTGCTCGACCAGCGTGACCTTCCAGCCGGTTTCGGCCAGCCGCAACGCCAGCGACGAGCCCCAAATACCCGCTCCGACCACTATGACCGATTTCATGGGACCACCGTGGCCGTAACGCCCGCCCCGCCGCAAGAGTCAGGCGATGAACAGCGTCACGACCACGCCCGAGCAGTTGCCCGCCACGCAGATGCGCACCGGCACCCGGGACACGCCCGCGGCGGTGGGAATGCCGCCGACCTGGCCGTCGGGGCCGATGGAGACGCCGCGGGGCAGCGTGCGGGCGTTCGTCACGGTGAACGTGGGCGGCACGCCGGACGGGCCGCCCTCGACGCCGATGTGGCCGTCGAGCCGCATCCCCACCCGGCCGGGGAAGGTGAGCTGGCGGGGCCGCCAGCTCACGTAGTCGTAGACCAGCAGGGTGACGGGCTGCTCGACGCACTTGGCGCCGTCGCACAGCCGGACCGGCTCGGTGAAGGAGCCGGGAATGCGCGGTTTGCCGCGCAGGTTGCCCTGCGCGTCGAGCTCGACGCCGGGCGCCAGGCGGGTGGGCTTGATGACGACGTCGTCCTCGTACGGCAGGAGCCGGTCCTTCACCTCGATGCCCACGGTGACGTAGAAGGTGTCGACCACCACGTGCGCGGGCGGCGGCTCCGGATCGGCGGGCATGCGCATGGCCGCGGCCCGCACCGGCTCCCGCGGGCGCGTCTCGCCGGCCACGCGCATGCCCGCCTCGCCCGCCACGTGGACGCCCGCCTCGCGGGCCTGCCCGGAGATGTGCTCGCGGACAGGGGACAGCACGGGAATCATGGTGCACACGACCAGCGCGGCGATCAGGAGTGTCGGCATCCATACCCCTCGGTCGACCTCCCAGCTACCTACCCGCATCACCGCGGAGGGTCACCTCCGGCTCACCCATAGATAATCGGTGCATGGCCGCCGAATCCGCCCAGACGCTGGAGCGCGGGCTCCGCCTGCTGAGACTGCTCGCCGACGGCAAGGGCGGGCGCACCCCGACCGAGCTGAGCAGCGAGCTGTCGCTGAGCCGGCCCGTGATCTACCGGTTGCTCACCACGCTGACGAGCGAGGGGTTCGCCCGGCGTGACGCCGAGGGGCGGGTGCATCTCGGGTTCGGGGTGCTGGTGCTGGCGCAGGCCGTACAACCGCTGCTGCGGGCGGCGGCGCTGCCCGCGCTGCGGCGGCTGGCCGAGCAGGTGGGCGCGACCGCGCACCTGACCGTGGCGGAGGGCGACGACGGGCTGGCCGTGGCGGTGGTCGAGCCGTCCTGGACGCATCTGCACGTCGCCTACCGGGAGGGCGCACGCCATCCCCTGGCCAAAGGCGCGGCGGGGCGGGCGATCCTGGCGCTGCGCGAGGGGCGGACGGACTATCTCGTCACAGAGGGGCAGTTGCAGGAGGGAGCCCGGGGCATCGCCGCTCCGGTGACCGGGCTGCCGTGGCTGGAGGCGTCGGTGGGGGTGGTGACGTTCGGACCGCTGGACGAGGCGGCGGGACCGCGTGTGGTGGAGGCGGCGGCGGAGCTGGCCGCCGCCCTGGGTTGACAGGGAATCCCCCGTATACGACGGTATTCACAGATAAAGGACATAAGCGTCCGATAATCGGACACTGCTGGGGAGGCCGGATGCCGTACTACCGCGTCGTGGGCGAGGTGCCCCGCAAGCGCCACGTCCAGTTCAGGCGGCCCGACGGCGGACTGTACGCCGAGGAGCTGATGGGCGAGGAGGGCTTCTCGTCCGACTCGTCCCTGCTGTACCACCGACACCTCCCGACCGCGATCGTCAAGGCCGAGGCGGTCACCCCGGCCGCCGAGACACGCCTGGAACCCAACGTGCCGCTCTCCCCGCGGCACTTCCGCACCCAGGACCTGCACAGCGCCGGCGACCTGGTGAACGGCCGGATGCCGCTGGCCGGCAACGGCGACGTCCGGTTGTCGTACGCCACCAGCGACCGGCCCAGCGAGCTCTACCGCAACTCGATGGGCGACGAGTGCGTGTACGTCCAGAGCGGGCGGGCCAGGTTCGAGTCCACGTACGGGGTGATCGAGGCCGGCCCCGGCGACTACGTCGTCATCCCCACCGGCACCATCCACCGCTGGGTGCCCGACGGGCCGGTCAACGTGCTGACCATCGAGGCCGCCGGGCACATCAGGCCGCCCAAGCGCTACCTGTCGCAGTACGGCCAGTTCCTGGAGCACGCCCCCTACTGCGAGCGCGACCTGCGCGCCCCCGCCGAGCCGTTCACCGTCGAGGGCGAGGAGGTGCCGGTGCTGGTGCGCACCCGGGGCGGGCTGACCAGGCTCGTCTACCGCAACCACCCGTTCGACGTGGTCGGCTGGGACGGCTGCCTGTATCCGTACGCCTTCAACATCGAGGACTTCGAGCCGATCGTGAAGAAGACGCACGCGCCGCCGCCCGTCCACCAGACGTTCGAGGGGCCCGGGTTCGTCGTCTGCTCGTTCTGCCCGCGCCCGCTGGACTTCCACCCCGACTCGGTCCCGATCCCCTACAACCACCACAACGTCGACTCCGACGAGTTCATGTTCTACGTGGGCGGCGACTACACCGCGCGCAAGGGCTCCGGTATCGACGTCGGCTCGGTCTCGCTGCACCCGGCCGGGTTCACCCACGGGCCGCAGCCCGGCGCGGTCGAGGCGGTCATCGACGCGGTCGGCCGCGGCGTCACCACCACCAGCGAGATGGCCGTGATGGTCGACACCTTCCGCCCGCTCGACCTCGGGCCGGCCGCACTGGCCTGCGAGGACTCCGGCTACGCCTGGACCTGGTCACGATGAGCCCGATCCTTTTCACCGCCCTGGTGGACGACGCGGGCCTGTTCCCGCCGACGTCCCTGCACATGGACGAGGCGCTGGCCAGGCACCGGCGCGACGAGGAGCGCGGGAGCGCGGTGCTGGCCCAGCGCTTCCTGTGCCCCGCCAGCCGCCTCGACGGGCTGCGCCGCGAGGACTACGTGCCCCGGCGCATCGGCCTCATCGTGGACACGCCCGAGGTGCCGCCCTTCGACGACCTGCCGGTGGACCTGGTCGAGATCCGGCCGGCGGACGACACGCCCGTCGCGGTCGTCGCCAGGCGCGTGGCCGCGCGGCTGCCCCACGGGGTCCGCCTGTTCGTGGAGGTGCCGGCGCGTGCGGTCTCCGGCGACGTGCCGGAGGGCGTCGGGCTCAAGGTGCGCTGCGGCGGCCTGACCGGCGACGCGTTCCCGCCGGTCGAGCACCTGGCGGCGTTCATCCGGTCGTGCGCCGACCGGGAGCTGCCGTTCAAGGCCACCGCCGGGCTGCACCACGCCGTACGCCACTTCGACCCGTCGCTGGGCGTCGACCGGCACGGGTTCCTCAACCTCGTGCTGGCCGTCTGCGAGGCCGTGGAGCAGCGCGACCCGGCGCCCGTGCTGCGCACCACCGACGCCGACCGCCTGGTGCGGCACGCGCGCTCCGTGCCCGCCGACACCGCCAAGCACGCCCGCGAGCTGCTGGTGAGCTACGGCTCGTGCAGCACCGCCACGCCGCTGGCCGACCTGAAGCAGCTCGGACTCATCGAGGAGGACGCGTGAGCTGGGGAGTCGACAACCTGCCCTACGGGGTGTTCTCCCGGCAGGGGCAGGCGCCCCGGGTGGGGGTGCGCCACGGCGACCGGGTGCTCGACCTGGCCGCCGCGCTGCACGACGAGGTGTTCGCCGCCCCCTCGCTCAACCCGTTCATGGCCCGCGGGCGCACCGCCTGGCACGACACCAGGGCGCTGCTGCAGGAGAAGCTGACCACCGACCTGTCGGTGGTCGAGGCCCACCTCGTCCCGCTGGACCAGGTGACGATGCACCTGCCGTTCGAGGTGGCCGACTACGTCGACTTCTACTGCTCGCTCGACCACGCCTCCAACATCGGCAGGATGTTCCGGCCCGACTCCGAGCCGCTGCTGCCCAACTGGCGGCACCTCCCGGTGGGCTACCACGGCCGGGCGGGCACGGTCGTGGTGTCAGGCACGCCGGTCAGGCGGCCGCGCGGCCAGGTCCGGGCGGGCGTGTTCGGGCCGAGCGGCAAGCTGGACATCGAGGCGGAGCTGGGGTTCGTGGTGGGCGTGCCGACCGAGCTGGGCGCCCCGGCCGGCGCGTTCGAGGACCACGTGTTCGG is drawn from Nonomuraea muscovyensis and contains these coding sequences:
- a CDS encoding helix-turn-helix domain-containing protein, producing MAAESAQTLERGLRLLRLLADGKGGRTPTELSSELSLSRPVIYRLLTTLTSEGFARRDAEGRVHLGFGVLVLAQAVQPLLRAAALPALRRLAEQVGATAHLTVAEGDDGLAVAVVEPSWTHLHVAYREGARHPLAKGAAGRAILALREGRTDYLVTEGQLQEGARGIAAPVTGLPWLEASVGVVTFGPLDEAAGPRVVEAAAELAAALG
- a CDS encoding homogentisate 1,2-dioxygenase, with translation MPYYRVVGEVPRKRHVQFRRPDGGLYAEELMGEEGFSSDSSLLYHRHLPTAIVKAEAVTPAAETRLEPNVPLSPRHFRTQDLHSAGDLVNGRMPLAGNGDVRLSYATSDRPSELYRNSMGDECVYVQSGRARFESTYGVIEAGPGDYVVIPTGTIHRWVPDGPVNVLTIEAAGHIRPPKRYLSQYGQFLEHAPYCERDLRAPAEPFTVEGEEVPVLVRTRGGLTRLVYRNHPFDVVGWDGCLYPYAFNIEDFEPIVKKTHAPPPVHQTFEGPGFVVCSFCPRPLDFHPDSVPIPYNHHNVDSDEFMFYVGGDYTARKGSGIDVGSVSLHPAGFTHGPQPGAVEAVIDAVGRGVTTTSEMAVMVDTFRPLDLGPAALACEDSGYAWTWSR
- the fahA gene encoding fumarylacetoacetase, which codes for MSWGVDNLPYGVFSRQGQAPRVGVRHGDRVLDLAAALHDEVFAAPSLNPFMARGRTAWHDTRALLQEKLTTDLSVVEAHLVPLDQVTMHLPFEVADYVDFYCSLDHASNIGRMFRPDSEPLLPNWRHLPVGYHGRAGTVVVSGTPVRRPRGQVRAGVFGPSGKLDIEAELGFVVGVPTELGAPAGAFEDHVFGVTLVNDWSARDIQAWEYVPLGPFLGKSFATSVSPWVTPLEALPRIPGRPQEPEPLDYLRRQGDWGLDIELEVRINDEVVSRPPYATMYWTPDQMLAHMTANGASLRVGDLFASGTVSGPRREERGSLIEITWNGTEPIKLSSGETRTFLEDGDTVTIRATAGDITLGEVSGTIV